The Henckelia pumila isolate YLH828 chromosome 2, ASM3356847v2, whole genome shotgun sequence genome includes a window with the following:
- the LOC140879618 gene encoding 3-ketoacyl-CoA synthase 6 yields MPQNLPNFSGSVRLKYVKLGYQYLVNHILTFLLIPIMLGILIEILRLGPDELSKILKSLQFDLIQLLCSSFFIIFIATVYFMSKPRSIYLVDYTCYKPPINFRVPFSTFMEHSRLILKDNPKSVDFQMRILERSGLGEETCLPPAIHYIPPTPTMESARGEAEIVIFSAIDDLMNKTGIKPKDIDVLIVNCSLFSPTPSLSAMIVNKYKLRSNIKSYNLSGMGCSAGLISIDLARDLLQVHPNSSALVISTEIITPNYYQGSERAMLLPNCLFRMGSAAILLSNKTRDSRRAKYKLVHVVRTHKGSDDKAYKCVFEQEDPQGKVGINLSKDLMVIAGEALKSNITTIGPLVLPASEQLLFLFTLIGRKIFNPKWKPYIPDFKQAFDHFCIHAGGRAVIDELQKNLQLSAEHVEASRMTLHRFGNTSSSSLWYEMSYIEAKGRMKKGDRVWQIAFGSGFKCNSAVWKCNRTIKTPTDGPWKDCIQRYPVHIPEIVKL; encoded by the coding sequence ATGCCGCAAAATCTGCCAAATTTCTCCGGTTCTGTCCGCCTCAAGTACGTGAAACTGGGCTACCAGTACCTAGTCAATCACATTCTCACTTTCTTGCTCATCCCCATCATGCTCGGAATCCTCATCGAAATCCTCCGTCTGGGCCCCGACGAGCTCTCGAAAATCTTGAAATCCCTCCAATTCGATCTAATCCAACTCCTCTGTTCTTCCTTCTTCATCATTTTCATCGCCACAGTCTACTTCATGTCCAAGCCCCGCTCCATTTACTTGGTCGATTACACCTGTTACAAGCCTCCCATCAACTTCCGGGTCCCTTTCTCCACCTTCATGGAGCATTCCAGGCTCATTCTCAAGGATAATCCCAAAAGCGTCGATTTCCAGATGCGGATCCTCGAAAGATCAGGTCTTGGTGAAGAAACCTGTCTCCCCCCTGCCATACACTACATCCCCCCAACACCCACCATGGAATCCGCCAGAGGAGAAGCAGAGATAGTTATCTTCTCCGCCATAGATGATCTCATGAACAAAACAGGGATCAAGCCCAAAGACATCGATGTTCTGATTGTGAATTGCAGCTTGTTTTCGCCTACTCCGTCTCTCTCCGCCATGATCGTGAATAAATACAAGCTGAGAAGTAACATCAAAAGCTACAATCTTTCTGGAATGGGTTGCAGCGCCGGATTGATTTCCATCGATTTAGCAAGAGATTTGCTCCAGGTTCATCCAAACTCCTCTGCTTTAGTTATCAGCACCGAAATCATCACCCCGAATTACTACCAAGGCTCCGAACGAGCCATGCTCCTCCCCAATTGCCTCTTCCGGATGGGCTCCGCCGCCATCTTGCTCTCCAACAAAACCCGAGACAGCCGCCGCGCCAAGTACAAGCTCGTGCACGTCGTCCGGACCCACAAAGGGTCCGACGACAAGGCCTACAAATGCGTTTTCGAGCAAGAGGATCCACAGGGGAAAGTGGGGATCAACCTTTCCAAAGACTTGATGGTCATCGCCGGAGAAGCCCTGAAATCGAACATAACCACCATCGGTCCGCTGGTACTCCCGGCTTCCGAGCAGCTGCTCTTCCTCTTCACGCTCATCGGACGAAAGATCTTCAACCCCAAGTGGAAACCATACATACCGGACTTCAAACAAGCTTTCGATCACTTCTGCATACACGCCGGCGGGCGGGCCGTGATCGACGAGCTTCAGAAGAACCTCCAGCTGTCGGCGGAGCACGTGGAGGCGTCGAGGATGACGCTGCACCGGTTCGGGAACACTTCTTCCTCTTCGCTTTGGTACGAGATGAGCTACATAGAAGCGAAAGGGAGGATGAAGAAGGGGGACAGGGTGTGGCAGATTGCATTCGGGAGTGGATTCAAGTGTAACAGCGCCGTCTGGAAATGTAACCGCACCATCAAAACACCCACAGACGGGCCCTGGAAAGATTGCATCCAGAGGTATCCAGTGCATATTCCAGAAATTGTCAAGCTCTGA